The window GCCGGCACCTACCTCGCCGAGTACGGCAAGCACGACAAGCTCACCTCGGTGATCCGCTTCATCAACGATATCCTGCTCAGCGCACCCTCGATCATCATCGGCCTGTTCATCTATGGTGCGGTGGTGGTGCCGATGCGCGGCTTCTCGGCGATCGCAGGCAGTCTCGCGCTCGCCGTGATCGTGATCCCGGTCGTGCTGCGCACCACCGAGGACATGCTGCTGCTGGTGCCCAATCCGCTGCGCGAGGCGGCTTCCGCGCTCGGCCTGCCGCGCTCGCTGGTGATCAAGCGGATCGCTTATCGTGCTGCGCGTAGCGGCTTGATCACCGGCGTGCTGCTGGCGACCGCCCGTGTCGCCGGCGAGACCGCGCCGCTGCTGTTCACCGCGCTGTCGAACCAGTTTTTCAGCTGGGACTTGACCAAGACGATGGCCAACCTGCCGGTGACCATCAACAACTTCGTGCAGAGCCCCTACGCCTACTGGAAAGAGCTGGCGTGGAGCGGCGCACTGCTGATCACATTCACCGTGCTCGCGCTGAATATCGGCGCGCGTATCCTTGGTGCCGAAAGGGCCGCAAAATGACCGAGCTCTCCGTTTCAACCAGTAACCCGAGCCACGTTGCACCGCATACGCCGCTGCCGGAAGCGCCGCCGAAAGTCACGGTGCGCAACCTTAACTTCTATTACGGCGAGCACCACGCGCTGAAGAACATCAACCTGACGCTGGGTACCAACCGCGTCACCGCGTTCATCGGACCGTCCGGCTGCGGCAAGTCGACCCTGCTGCGGATCTTCAACCGGATGTACGACCTCTATCCCGGCCAGCGCGCCACCGGTCAGCTGATGCTGGACCAGACCAACATTCTCGATCCCAAGCTCGACCTCAATCTGCTCCGCGCGCGGGTCGGCATGGTGTTCCAGAAGCCGACGCCGTTCCCGATGACGATCTACGAGAACATCGCCTTCGGCATCCGCCTCTACGAGAAGATCTCGAAGTCCGAGATGGACGACCGGGTCGAGAAGGCGCTGCGCGGCGGCGCGCTGTGGAACGAGGTCAAGGACAAGCTGAACGCTTCCGGCCTGTCGCTTTCCGGCGGCCAGCAGCAGCGCCTGTGCATCGCGCGCACCGTGGCGGTGCGGCCCGAGGTGATCCTGTTCGACGAGCCGTGCTCGGCGCTCGATCCGATCTCGACCGCCAAGGTCGAGGAGTTGATCCAGGAGCTCTCCGAGGACTACACGATCGCAATCGTCACCCACAACATGCAGCAGGCGGCGCGCGTCTCCGACAAGACCGCCTTCATGTATCTCGGCGAGCTGATCGAGTTCGACGACACCAACAAGATCTTCACCTCGCCGAGCGATCGACGGACTCAGGATTACATCACCGGCCGGTTCGGCTGAGGAGATACAAGATGGCTTCTGAACATACCGCCAAGGCATTCGACAGCGACCTGCAGGAGTTGACTCGCCTGGTCGCCGAAATGGGCGGCCTCGTCGAGCGGATGATCACCGAGTCGGTCGACGCGCTGATCCGTCGCGACGTCGCGCTCGGCAAGCGCGTGGTCGCCGCCGACATCGAGATCGACAAGCTGCAGCGCGTCATCGAAGAGCGCGCGGTGCTGACGATCGCCCGCCGCCAGCCGATGGCGATCGACCTGCGTGAAATCGTCAGCGCGATGCGCGTGGCCACCGACCTCGAGCGGATCGGCGACCTCGCCAAGAACATGGGCAAGCGCGTCGCGGCGCTGGAAAGCGATTTCCAGCCGCTGAAGCTGATCCGCGGCCTGGAGCACATGACCGACCTCGTGCTGTCGCAGGTCAAGTCGGTGCTCGACGCCTATGCCGCGCACGATCTGCCGGCGGCGATGAACGTCTGGAAGGGCGACGAGGAGGTCGATGCGATCTGCACCTCGCTGTTCCGCGAGCTCTTGACCTACATGATGGAGGATCCGCGCAACATCTCGTTCTGCATCCATCTGATGTTCTGCGCCAAGAACATCGAGCGGATCGGCGATCACGCCACCAACATCGCCGAAACCGTGTTCTACATGATCGAGGGCCAGCAGATCACCGACAAGCGCCCGAAGGGCGACATGACCAACTTTGCCACCACGGTGCCGGGTACCTAGGACATGATCCGCAGGCGCGGGGCCGGATTGTCTTCACGACAAGTCGTCTCCGCGGGGATTATGGTCAGGAAAGTAAGCGTTTCGGTTTGCGTCTGGGCAACGGATCACCACAGAGAGAGAATTTAAACCGATGAGCGCACGCATTCTGGTAGTCGAAGACGAGGAAGCGCTGACGACACTGTTGCGCTACAACCTCGATGCGGAAGGCTACGATGTCGAAACGGTCGGGCGCGGCGACGATGCCGACACCCGCCTGAAGGAGCGCGTTCCCGACCTCGTGGTACTGGACTGGATGCTGCCGGGCCTGTCCGGCATCGAGCTGTGCCGCCGCCTGCGGGCGCGTCCCGAGACCAAGCAGCTTCCGATCATCATGCTGACCGCGCGCGGCGAGGAGAGCGAGCGCGTGCGCGGGCTTGCCACCGGCGCCGACGACTACATCGTCAAGCCGTTCTCGGTGCCGGAATTGCTGGCACGGGTGAAGGGCCTGCTGCGCCGCGCGAGCCCGGAGCGGCTTGCAACCGTGCTGACCTACGGCGACATCGAGCTCGATCGCGAGAAGCGCCGCGTGGCGCGCTCGGGACGTCCGATCGATCTCGGTCCGACCGAGTATCGGCTGCTCGAATTCTTCCTCGAGCATCCCGGCCGCGTGTTCAGCCGCGAGCAGCTGCTCGACAGCGTCTGGGGCCGCGACATCTATATCGATGAGCGTACCGTCGACGTGCACATCGGCCGCCTGCGCAAGCTGCTCAATCCGGGCCGCGAGCAGGATCCGATCCGCACCGTGCGCGGCGCCGGTTATGCGCTCGACGACCGGTTTGCCAAGGCCGAGCCGCAGCCGTAAGGCTTGCACGGCAACCTCAAGCCACAACACGGCGTTGTCCCGGCTTTCGCCGGGACGACGCTGGTGGATACTTCCGCGCTACGATCACACAAAAAAATCCCCGCTTTCGCGGGGATTTGTTTTTGCAGTCCAGGCAGTTTCCCGAGTGCTACTTGATCTGTGGCTTCGCCGACGGCCGGCGGCGATCGTTGGCGGGCTGGTAGGCAACGCGCGAGTGATGCGCGCAATAGGGCAGGCCGGCGAGCGCCTTGCCGCCGCAGAAGAAGAATTCCGGGCTCGAGGGATCGCCGACCGGCCAGTGGCAGGTGGCCTCGTTGAGCTCGAGCAGCGACAGCCGCTGGCTCATCGGCACCACGTTGTCGAAGGAGATCGGATCGGGCTCCATCTCGACCTCGAAGGCGTGCGCAAGCGCGGTGTTGCCGCGCGAGACCGGGCGCGCCACCCGCATCATGTGCTGGGCGGGGCGGGCCTTGCGCTGCCGCGGCGCGGCCGTGGAGGGGGCCTTGGCGCGGCCGGAGAGGCCGAGCCGATGCACTTTGCCGATCACGGCGTTTCGCGTCACATTGCCAAGTTCCGCCGCGATCTGGCTGGCCGAGAGGCCGGATTCCCAGAGCTTCTTCAGCTGCTCGACGCGATCGTCGGACCAGGTCAATACAGTCATCGCATTCTTCCTTTCGCATGGCGCCGGCCACTCATCGGAGCGGCGCTGCGAGCCAATCTGGACAAATATCCCTGCGGCCAGAATCCCTTAGCCCTCGCCGGGCACGGTGTTGCGCCCGAACGTTTACACGAGACACGAAGGCTACTTAGAGGGTCCAGTACTGCCGCACGAGATGTCGTACCCGACAGGCCAAACGCTACAATATGGCGTGACTCTGGCGCAAGAGTCCGCGGCCGTGCGTCCACATGTTCCCACAAAGTTAAGCATTGCTATGAGGCTTTTCCACCGCACCGGAATGCTCCGGATTGCGCTGGTTTCGCATTGCAGGAAGGCCAGCAAAGGCCGGCTCCTGACGATTGACACTTACCGGCCGCCGCATAGAATGACCCGTACGTGCCGCCCGCAAAGGCGGCCGTTTTGTTTTCCGAAGCTGGCGGTTGCTGCGTTGGCGTCAAGGCGCGCAGCAATTGACGGCTTCAAACCGGCAGTGAACGCCATGACCAACGCCTCGTCGCATCTGCTCCCCGTCTTCGCCCGGGTCGATCTCGGCTTCGAGCGCGGCGAGGGCGCCTGGCTGATCGCAACCAACGGCGACCGCTATCTCGATTTCACCTCGGGTGTCGCGGTGAACGCGCTCGGGCATGCGCACCCGCATCTGGTCAAGGCGCTGCAGGAACAGGCGACCAAGCTCTGGCACATGTCGAACCTGTTCAAGAGCCCGGACGGCGAGGTGCTTGCCGCGCGGCTGTGCGAGCAGAGCTTTGCCGACTTCGTGTTCTTCTGCAATTCCGGCGCCGAAGCGATGGAGGGCGTGATCAAGCTGGTCCGCCACCACCACTTCTCCAAGGGCCATCCCGAACGCTACCGCATCATCACCTTCGAAGGCGCCTTCCATGGCCGTACGCTGGGCACGCTGGCTGCGACCGGCTCGGCGAAATATCTCGAAGGCTTTGGCCCGCCGATGGACGGCTTCGACCAGGTGCCGCACGGCGACATCGAGGCGGTGAAGAAGGCGATCGGCCCGCACACCGCCGGCATCCTGATCGAGCCGGTGCAGGGCGAGGGCGGCGTGCGCTCGGCGCCGCAGGCGTTCTTCAAAGCACTGCGCGCGCTGTGCGACGAGCATGGCCTGCTGCTCGCCTTCGACGAGGTGCAGACCGGCATGGGCCGCACCGGCGAGCTGTTCGCCTACAAGCGCACCGGCGTCACGCCGGACGTGATGTCGCTGGCGAAGGCGCTCGGCGGCGGGTTCCCGATCGGCGCGGTGCTGGCGACCGCGCAGGCTGCGGCCGGCATGGCGCCGGGCTCGCACGGCTCGACTTTCGGCGGTAATCCGCTGGCGGTCGCCGCCGCCAATGCGGTGCTCGACGTCATGCTCAAGCCCGGTTTCTTCGAGCACGTGCAGAAGATGTCGCTGCTGCTCAAGCAGAAGCTCGCTTCCGTGGTCGACCGCTATCCCGGCGTGCTGTCGGAGGTGCGCGGCGAGGGCCTGTTGATCGGAGTCAAGGCGGTGGTGCCGTCGGGCGATCTGATCGCCGCGCTGCGCAACGAGAAGCTGCTCACCGTCGGCGCCGGCGACAATGTGGTGCGGTTCCTGGCGCCCCTGATCGTGACCGAGGCCGAGATCGACCAGTCGATCACAGCGCTCGAGCGCGCCTGCTCTGTGCTATCGGCGCCGCAGCCGAAGAAGGCGGCTGGATAATGAGCAAGCCGGTCCGTCACTTCCTCGACATCAACGAGCTGCCGCTCGCCGAGCTGCGCAACATGCTCGAAGCCGGAGCCGCCATGAAGGCGAGGCTGAAGGCGCATGAGAAGGGCAGGAAGCCGCTCGAAGGCAAGACGCTGGCGATGATCTTCGAGCGCCCGTCGACCCGCACAAGGGTGTCGTTCGACGTCGGCATGCGCCAGCTCGGCGGTGAATCCATCATGCTGACCGGCGCCGAGATGCAGCTCGGCCGCGGCGAGACCATCGCCGACACCGCGCGCGTGCTGTCGCGTTATGTCGATGCGATCATGATCCGCATCCTCAACCATGACGCGCTGCTCGAGCTCGCCGCCCACGCCACCGTGCCCGTCATCAACGGCCTGACCCGGCGTTCGCATCCCTGCCAGGTGATGGCCGACCTCATGACCTATGAGGAAAACCGCGGCTCGATCGAGGGCAAGACGGTGGCCTGGACCGGCGACGACAACAACGTGCTGGCCTCCTGGGCGCACGCTGCGGAGCGGTTCAAGTTCAATCTCAACATTGCCACCCCGCCCGAGCTCTCGCCGAAGAAGCCGATGCGGGACTGGATCAAGGCCACCGGCGCGCCGATCATGCTCGGCACCGATCCGGAAGCCGCCGTGCGCGGCGCCGACTGCGTCGTCACCGACACCTGGGTGTCGATGGGCGACAAGGAGGGCGAGCACCGCCACAACGTGCTGAAGCCCTATCAGGTCAATGCCAAGCTGATGTCGCTCGCCAAGCCGGACGCGCTGTTCATGCACTGCCTGCCCGCGCATCGCGGCGAGGAGGTCACCGACGAGGTGATCGACGGCCCGCAATCTGTGGTGTTCGACGAGGCGGAAAACCGCCTGCATGCGCAGAAGGGCATTCTGGCCTGGTGTTTCGACACGGTCGCGTAGTCGACGACATCAATGCCGTCGTCCCTGCCTTGTGCGCAATTGCGCACTGGAGCAGGGACCCATACGCCGCGGCCTGCGAAAAAGGCACATGGGCAGACGCCTTGTGCCGCGACAAAATCCTGTGGTTGATGGTGTGGACGGCCCCCTACGGCATCAGTGTGCCAGAATGAGGTTGTTGTAAATCTCAGACAAGGAGACCGTCCGTGAGAGAGATTATCCGTATTGGGATGGATACGTCGAAGCATATTTTTGTGCTGCATGGAGTTGACGCGGCGGAACAGCCGGTGTTGCGCAAGAAGCTGTCGCGCAAGCAGGTGCTTGAGTTTTTTGCCAAGCTTCCGCCGACCGTGATCGGGATGGAGGCCTGCGGGGCGGCTCATTACTGGGGGCGCGAGCTTGGCAAGCTTGGCCATGAGGTGAAGCTGATAGCGCCGCAGTTGGTGAAGCCTTATGTGCTGCGGAACAAGAACGACGGGCGAGATGCGGATGGGGTGTGCGAAGCGATGGGCCGACCGCGGATGCGGTTTGTGCCGGTGAAGAGCGCCGAACAGCAGGCCGCGCTGATGCTTGCAGGTGTCCGCGATGGGCTGATCGGCCGCCGTACCCAGCTCAGCAATGCGATCCGCGGCTACGCGGCGGAGTTTGGCCTGATCGCGCCGAAGGGGTTGGACAAGATCGAGCCGCTGTTGGCCCGGATCACGCAGGACGAGAGCGTTCCCGCTATGGCGCGCGAGCTGTTCGCCATGCAGGGCCGTGACTATGCGCAGTTGCAGGGTGAGCTGAAGGCGGTCGAGGCCAGGCTGCTGGCCTGGCACCAGGCCAACGCCACAAGCCGTCGTCTGGCCCAGATCCCCTCGGTCGGTCCGATCATCGCGACCTCGCTTGTGATGAAGACGCCGGACCCGCACGCCTTCCGCTCCGGCCGCTTGTTCGCGGCCTGGCTCGGCCTGACGCCCAAGGACCATTCCACCGCCGGCAAAACCAGGCTCGGCAAGATCACCCGCGCTGGCGACGAGACCCTGCGTCGCCTGCTCGTGGCCGGGGCGACCGCGGTGATCCGGCAGGCAAGGCTCGGGCGCGGCCACCCCTCGCGCTGGCTCGTGGCGTTGCTCAGGCGCAAGCCGCCGAAGCTTGCGGCCGTGGCGCTCGCCAACAAGGTGGCCCGCATCGCCTGGAAGCTGATGGCGACCGGCGAGAGCTATGATGCCGCACGCATGAACGCTGTCACCTAACAGGTCGGCCGGCCGGACGTAGCGCTCGCCGGACGAACCGGAGCTGCAAGAGCAGATGGAATGATCGATCGATCCAGAACGCGAGACAAGCCGCGGGACCCATTGGCCTTCACAAGGTCGCCAGGTTGTTTGGCACTCGCGTCGCGGAAACCATCTTGGCCCAGCGATCAACACGATCGCATCAAACAGGCCGGACATATGGATGACAGCGATCCGACCAATCCCAGAAAGCTCTTGTGCCACGGGGGCCGTCCACATATGGGTCCCTGCTTTCGCAGGGACGACGTCGATTCCCGGTATGCTGAACCCCTTTATTTCATGGTCCGAGACCCCAGATAGAGCGCCATGGTTTCACAATCCCCCGACATCAAAATTCAGGCCGAGACGCCCATTCGCGCGCCCTCGGCGGTTCCTGTTGACGATGCCGTGCTGGCCTTCGAGGTCGGTGCGCTGGACTTGCGCGGCCGGCTGACCCGGCTCGGCCCCGCGCTCGACGAGATCCTGCACAAGCACGATTATCCGCCCGCGGTCGGCAAGCTGCTCGGTGAGGCCATCGTGCTCACCACGCTGCTCGGCTCCTCCGTCAAGTTCGAGGGCCGCTTCATCCTGCAGACCCGGACCGACGGTCCGGTCTCGCTCCTGATCGTCGATTTCCAGGCGCCCGACCGGCTGCGTGCCTATGCGCGCTACGATGTGGCGCGCCTCAAGGACGGGCAGAGTTCGGGTGAGCTGCTCGGCAAGGGCCACCTTGCAATGACGATCGATCAGGGCGCGAACACCAGCCGCTACCAGGGCCTGGTCGCGCTCGACGGCGGCGGCCTGGAAGAGGCGGCCCACGAATATTTCCTGCGCTCGGAGCAGATTCCGACGCGGGTGCGGCTCGCGGTCGGCGAGGAGATGCGCGGCGGCGAAGGCGGCAAGCTGCACTGGCGCGCCGGCGGCATCCTGCTGCAATTCCTGCCCAAGGCCCCCGAACGCGCCAAGCAGGCCGATCTGCATCCCGGCGATGCGCCGGAAGGCACGGCCACGCACAGCGTGCCGGATGACGACGCCTGGGTCGAGGGGCAGTCGCTGATCTCCACCGTTGAGGATGTCGAGCTGATCGATCCCGATCTCTCCGGCGAGCGGCTGCTGTACCGCCTGTTCCACGAACGCGGCGTGCGCGTCTTCAACCCGCAAACGCTGCGCGCGCAGTGCTCGTGCTCGCGCGATGCGGTGTCGTCGATGCTGAAGAGCTTTGCGCCGAACGATCGCGCCGAGATGGTCAAGGACGGCAAGGTGGTCGTGACTTGCGAGTTCTGCTCGTCGGTCTACGAATTCACGCCGCAGGAAGCCGGCGTCGAGTAGGCGGAAAACCGACCACGAGACCCGGCAACCAGGCCTGTCAGCTCAGCAAGGTGCGGGTCTTGCCGGCGGCGTCATAGATTTCGATCTGAAGCATCGGATACGACGCCTTCAGTTGTCGGCCAGACGCTTCAGCAGCCTCGGCGGTGTCGAACTCCGACTTGAAGTGTTTGTCGACGATGATCACGAAGCCTTCGGTGGGAGGCCGGTCGGCGCGCAGTGGCTTCTTCGGCTCTGTTTCTTCAATGGAGTGCAGGGTTTTCTTCGTCATGGGAATCCTCCTGGATCGATCTCAACTCAGCCGGTGAAACGCGGGCGGCAGGGTCTCGCGCACGAGCCCGCTCAGATTCAAGGTCTCCCCGCTGTCGGTGATATCCGAGAACAGTACCTCGACATAGGGATGCTGGCGGTTGAACGCAGCACCGCGTTGGTATTTCGCACTGACGATCCGCTCGATCGCCGCCAGATTCAGCCTGCCGAGTGCGTTGTATTGATCGCGGAACAGGCTTTGATGTCCGCCGCGATGCTCGACAGACTCGGCCCAGACGTCCATCACCTTGCGGCCGATGAATGCCTCGGCCCGTTCATTTCCATCACGGGCGAGAAGTCGCAGCCCGTCCATGCTGTGCTGTCCGTCATCGACGTCAAATTGGGTAAGTGACATGGTGAATCTCCTGTTGTCGTGGTTGGCTCACATCGGCAGTCCATCGGGGACTGCACCTCCTTCATTGTCCCATCGCGACAAAGCCGCAGCGCCCGATCTCGCGTCCTGACGCGCCTCCAGAACCTTGTCGCGACCGGCATCATCCTTGTGCTTGTGCAGGAAGCGCGCGATCTGCCCGCGGAGCGCCGACGTCTCCAACAGTTTTCCGACCGATCCGGCGGTGTCGAAGATTTCCCGCTGCAGCGCCTTCGGCAGCACGTTCCATTGCATGATGATGGCCGCGCCGAGGCACCGCAGAACGTACTCCTCTTCGGCGGCAAGGGCGGCGCCGCGAGAGCGGTCCTGCTCCGCGACGTTTATTGCGTTGTCGAAATTGTCCGCCAATTCTTGCTCGTTATCCGCGAGTGAAGCGAGGCGGTCTTGCTGCTCTTGAAACTTGCGGCTTTCGCCCTGACTGCTCGAACGCTTGATCAGTTCGCCGTATGCGGCTGCCTTGGTGCGGTACTGCTGAGATTTGAACATGGCGGGCCCTTTCCTTGGAGGTCTCCGCGCATTCCGACCAATCTCGATGGCTGACGAGGATTGATTTGTATATGGGAGGCAAAGGGTCGAATAACGAGCACCGAGGCCACAAATCACCGGGCACAAGCCAATCGGATGGCGCGCGTGAATATCTGCACCGCGACAACGTTCACCGCGGTCGCCAGTTCCTGAAGCAGAGTTGGAAGCAATGTCGAAGCCGTCGCTTGGTGAGAGGCGACCGGAGGCCGGGCCCCAGCGGCATCGGAAGAATTGCGGCCCCAGCCGGCCCCGTACTGTGGGGCCGCGTTTCCTCAAAATCGGCAGTCAACTCGGCGTTCGCAGGCCGGGCGATGTCAGCCAATCATTGATGTGCGAGGCGGTTTCGACCAGCCGGGCCTTGCGAAGCATCGCGTTGCGCTGAAGGCCGGGCAGGAATGGCTTCGCAGCATCTCCTATCCTCACGGCTTCCAACGCCGGCAGATCATGAGGCGGCGGTTCAGGCTGGCTGTGTTGAGCAGTCGGCATAAAGCTCTCCTGGTTACTGGCGGGAGCTTGCAGCACTCTCAGTCACCGGTATCGGCCAGAGGCGGAGCAGTGATC of the Bradyrhizobium quebecense genome contains:
- the argF gene encoding ornithine carbamoyltransferase, encoding MSKPVRHFLDINELPLAELRNMLEAGAAMKARLKAHEKGRKPLEGKTLAMIFERPSTRTRVSFDVGMRQLGGESIMLTGAEMQLGRGETIADTARVLSRYVDAIMIRILNHDALLELAAHATVPVINGLTRRSHPCQVMADLMTYEENRGSIEGKTVAWTGDDNNVLASWAHAAERFKFNLNIATPPELSPKKPMRDWIKATGAPIMLGTDPEAAVRGADCVVTDTWVSMGDKEGEHRHNVLKPYQVNAKLMSLAKPDALFMHCLPAHRGEEVTDEVIDGPQSVVFDEAENRLHAQKGILAWCFDTVA
- a CDS encoding aspartate aminotransferase family protein gives rise to the protein MTNASSHLLPVFARVDLGFERGEGAWLIATNGDRYLDFTSGVAVNALGHAHPHLVKALQEQATKLWHMSNLFKSPDGEVLAARLCEQSFADFVFFCNSGAEAMEGVIKLVRHHHFSKGHPERYRIITFEGAFHGRTLGTLAATGSAKYLEGFGPPMDGFDQVPHGDIEAVKKAIGPHTAGILIEPVQGEGGVRSAPQAFFKALRALCDEHGLLLAFDEVQTGMGRTGELFAYKRTGVTPDVMSLAKALGGGFPIGAVLATAQAAAGMAPGSHGSTFGGNPLAVAAANAVLDVMLKPGFFEHVQKMSLLLKQKLASVVDRYPGVLSEVRGEGLLIGVKAVVPSGDLIAALRNEKLLTVGAGDNVVRFLAPLIVTEAEIDQSITALERACSVLSAPQPKKAAG
- the pstB gene encoding phosphate ABC transporter ATP-binding protein PstB, encoding MTELSVSTSNPSHVAPHTPLPEAPPKVTVRNLNFYYGEHHALKNINLTLGTNRVTAFIGPSGCGKSTLLRIFNRMYDLYPGQRATGQLMLDQTNILDPKLDLNLLRARVGMVFQKPTPFPMTIYENIAFGIRLYEKISKSEMDDRVEKALRGGALWNEVKDKLNASGLSLSGGQQQRLCIARTVAVRPEVILFDEPCSALDPISTAKVEELIQELSEDYTIAIVTHNMQQAARVSDKTAFMYLGELIEFDDTNKIFTSPSDRRTQDYITGRFG
- a CDS encoding GcrA family cell cycle regulator — protein: MTVLTWSDDRVEQLKKLWESGLSASQIAAELGNVTRNAVIGKVHRLGLSGRAKAPSTAAPRQRKARPAQHMMRVARPVSRGNTALAHAFEVEMEPDPISFDNVVPMSQRLSLLELNEATCHWPVGDPSSPEFFFCGGKALAGLPYCAHHSRVAYQPANDRRRPSAKPQIK
- a CDS encoding IS110 family transposase — protein: MREIIRIGMDTSKHIFVLHGVDAAEQPVLRKKLSRKQVLEFFAKLPPTVIGMEACGAAHYWGRELGKLGHEVKLIAPQLVKPYVLRNKNDGRDADGVCEAMGRPRMRFVPVKSAEQQAALMLAGVRDGLIGRRTQLSNAIRGYAAEFGLIAPKGLDKIEPLLARITQDESVPAMARELFAMQGRDYAQLQGELKAVEARLLAWHQANATSRRLAQIPSVGPIIATSLVMKTPDPHAFRSGRLFAAWLGLTPKDHSTAGKTRLGKITRAGDETLRRLLVAGATAVIRQARLGRGHPSRWLVALLRRKPPKLAAVALANKVARIAWKLMATGESYDAARMNAVT
- the pstA gene encoding phosphate ABC transporter permease PstA: MNPIYKSRRRSDIVIRALCVGAALFGVTWLALILFTLVYNGLAGLSVQLFTQNTPPPGSTEGGLLNAIVGSVIMTVIGVGIGAPLGLFAGTYLAEYGKHDKLTSVIRFINDILLSAPSIIIGLFIYGAVVVPMRGFSAIAGSLALAVIVIPVVLRTTEDMLLLVPNPLREAASALGLPRSLVIKRIAYRAARSGLITGVLLATARVAGETAPLLFTALSNQFFSWDLTKTMANLPVTINNFVQSPYAYWKELAWSGALLITFTVLALNIGARILGAERAAK
- the phoU gene encoding phosphate signaling complex protein PhoU gives rise to the protein MASEHTAKAFDSDLQELTRLVAEMGGLVERMITESVDALIRRDVALGKRVVAADIEIDKLQRVIEERAVLTIARRQPMAIDLREIVSAMRVATDLERIGDLAKNMGKRVAALESDFQPLKLIRGLEHMTDLVLSQVKSVLDAYAAHDLPAAMNVWKGDEEVDAICTSLFRELLTYMMEDPRNISFCIHLMFCAKNIERIGDHATNIAETVFYMIEGQQITDKRPKGDMTNFATTVPGT
- the phoB gene encoding phosphate regulon transcriptional regulator PhoB, coding for MSARILVVEDEEALTTLLRYNLDAEGYDVETVGRGDDADTRLKERVPDLVVLDWMLPGLSGIELCRRLRARPETKQLPIIMLTARGEESERVRGLATGADDYIVKPFSVPELLARVKGLLRRASPERLATVLTYGDIELDREKRRVARSGRPIDLGPTEYRLLEFFLEHPGRVFSREQLLDSVWGRDIYIDERTVDVHIGRLRKLLNPGREQDPIRTVRGAGYALDDRFAKAEPQP
- a CDS encoding Hsp33 family molecular chaperone; the protein is MVSQSPDIKIQAETPIRAPSAVPVDDAVLAFEVGALDLRGRLTRLGPALDEILHKHDYPPAVGKLLGEAIVLTTLLGSSVKFEGRFILQTRTDGPVSLLIVDFQAPDRLRAYARYDVARLKDGQSSGELLGKGHLAMTIDQGANTSRYQGLVALDGGGLEEAAHEYFLRSEQIPTRVRLAVGEEMRGGEGGKLHWRAGGILLQFLPKAPERAKQADLHPGDAPEGTATHSVPDDDAWVEGQSLISTVEDVELIDPDLSGERLLYRLFHERGVRVFNPQTLRAQCSCSRDAVSSMLKSFAPNDRAEMVKDGKVVVTCEFCSSVYEFTPQEAGVE
- a CDS encoding signal transduction histidine kinase: MSLTQFDVDDGQHSMDGLRLLARDGNERAEAFIGRKVMDVWAESVEHRGGHQSLFRDQYNALGRLNLAAIERIVSAKYQRGAAFNRQHPYVEVLFSDITDSGETLNLSGLVRETLPPAFHRLS